One region of Triticum aestivum cultivar Chinese Spring chromosome 6B, IWGSC CS RefSeq v2.1, whole genome shotgun sequence genomic DNA includes:
- the LOC123134809 gene encoding agamous-like MADS-box protein AGL80, which produces MARKKSIRKKVTLKYIANDSSRRTRFRKRLGGLMKKAAQLATLCDVRSCVVVYGEREAEPKVFPSHAEAVDILNEFKSMPELGHCKKTMDQEAFLTQRIAKLQDQVYKARRECQDSEIRYLLYNIMNGKHPGLVGLSVEELVRVGWKVDELLKSLGERMEKNHVQAPPPAPCVSTGNIDMGSLTQYLASPHQQEYWLDMTSSGGGVDTQVGCNTSHDGASFSSGDLMRQMQSSDLGFSSSPFPPM; this is translated from the coding sequence ATGGCTCGCAAGAAGTCGATCCGCAAGAAGGTGACCCTCAAGTACATCGCCAATGACTCCAGCCGGCGCACTAGGTTTAGGAAGCGTCTCGGGGGGCTGATGAAGaaggcggcccagctggccaccctgTGCGACGTCAGGTCCTGCGTGGTGGTGTACGGCGAGCGCGAGGCGGAGCCTAAGGTATTCCCTTCCCACGCCGAGGCGGTGGATATCCTCAACGAATTTAAAAGCATGCCAGAGCTAGGGCATTGCAAGAAGACGATGGACCAGGAGGCCTTCCTCACCCAGCGCATCGCCAAGCTCCAGGACCAGGTCTACAAGGCTCGCCGCGAGTGCCAGGACAGCGAGATAAGGTACCTCCTTTACAACATCATGAACGGCAAGCACCCAGGCCTCGTTGGCCTCAGCGTTGAGGAGCTCGTCCGCGTTGGCTGGAAGGTGGACGAGCTCCTCAAGAGCCTCGGCGAACGCATGGAAAAAAACCATGTCCAGGCGCCACCGCCAGCTCCATGCGTCAGCACCGGCAACATAGACATGGGGTCCCTGACACAGTATCTCGCGTCACCGCACCAGCAGGAATACTGGCTTGACATGACGAGCTCCGGAGGGGGCGTCGACACCCAGGTCGGTTGCAACACCAGCCACGATGGTGCCAGCTTCTCCAGCGGTGATCTAATGAGGCAGATGCAGTCCTCCGATCTGGGGTTCAGTTCGAGTCCTTTCCCTCCCATGTAA